The genomic window AAGAAGTGGTCTCAGTTTTTGCTTCTCGTTTTAAGAAACGAAGTATTTCTTTAGTTTTAGATTTGAGTCCAGAGGCTCCAGCGCTATTTCTTGATCGGGATAAAATTAAGCAAGTTTTTATGAATATGATTTTAAACGCTGTGCAGGCCATAGAAAGGGACGGCTTAATTGAGATTAAAACAATTTTTAATAAAGCCCGCCAAGAGGTGGTCATAAAAATTCGCGATACAGGCAGCGGTATCCCTGAGACCATAATCGACAAAATATTTGATCCCTTTTTCACTACCAAAGCTCCAGGAGAGGGCACAGGCCTTGGTCTTTCGGTGAGCTACGGTATTGTTAAAGATCATGACGGAAAAATCTTTGTGGAAAGCAAGGTGGGGGAGGGGACAACTTTTACTATTGTTTTTCCCGTAAATGAGTCATGAAGGACACCATTCTTATTGTAGATGATGAAAAAGACCTTTTAGAGGGCTTAAAGCGCTTGCTTGAGCTGGAGTTGGGCTGCGAAGTACTTACCGCAGAGAATGGCAAAAAGGCCCTCAAAATACTTAAAGAAAACGAGATCGATCTTGTGCTTGCCGATGTGCGCATGCCAGAGATGGATGGCTTCACTCTTTTGCGCGAGGCAAAAAAAATAGACCCAGAGCTTACTTTTGTGGTTATCACGGCTTACGGCACTATCGAACAAGCAGTAAAGGCCGTTAAAGAAGGAGCCTATGATTTTATTCCTAAACCCTTTGAAGACGAGCACCTTATCCACGTACTTAGGAAGGGCCTTGAGCGCAGCCGCCTCATCAAAGAAAACGTAGCCCTACAGCGACAAGTTTCAGGTAAAAAGGCATTTCAAGATTTTGTAGGCCAAAGTGCCAAGCTCAAAAAAGTCTTTGAGACTATCCGTATGGTTGCCCCTACGGATTTAACCGTGCTTATCCTTGGAGAGTCTGGCACAGGGAAAGAACTTGCCGCACGAGCTATCCACGCGTTAAGTAACAGGGCCAAACATTCCATGATAACCGTAAATTGTCCTGCACTTCCTGAGCAGATTCTTGAAAGTGAGCTTTTTGGCTATCGAAAAGGAGCTTTTACTAATGCCACGGCCAATCGCCGTGGGCTTTTTGAGGAAGCAGACGGTGGCACTATCTTTCTTGATGAAATAGGCGATATTACGCTAGCCGTGCAAACCAAGCTTTTGCGCGTGTTGCAGGAAAAAGAGATAAAACCCCTCGGGGCCACACAAACCAAAAAAGTTGACGTGCGTATCATTGCTTCCACAAACCAGGACTTAGAAGAAAAAGTAAAAGAGGGTTCTTTTCGCGCGGATCTCTTTTACCGCCTAAATGTAGTAACCATAAAAATGCCTCCTTTGCGGGAAATAAAAGAAGATATTCCCCTTCTGGTGGACCATTTTCTTAAAAAGACTGCTCAAGAGCTTGGGATTCCGCCTAAGTACGTTTGTCCTGAGGTAATTGAATTTTTTATGGAATACGACTGGCCAGGGAATGTGCGGGAGCTTGAAAATGTGATTAAAGCGGCGGTGGTAACAAGTCCTTCGGATGTTATCTCTCTTGCTAATGTCCCTTTGGTCCAGGAGAAGAAAAAGTTTTTTGCCATGCCGCAGGAGCAAGCCGAACTAGACCTTTCTCAACCTTATAAAGTGCTTAAGGAAAAAGTCCTTTCGCGCTTTACAGTAGCTTATG from Thermodesulfatator atlanticus DSM 21156 includes these protein-coding regions:
- a CDS encoding sigma-54-dependent transcriptional regulator, which produces MKDTILIVDDEKDLLEGLKRLLELELGCEVLTAENGKKALKILKENEIDLVLADVRMPEMDGFTLLREAKKIDPELTFVVITAYGTIEQAVKAVKEGAYDFIPKPFEDEHLIHVLRKGLERSRLIKENVALQRQVSGKKAFQDFVGQSAKLKKVFETIRMVAPTDLTVLILGESGTGKELAARAIHALSNRAKHSMITVNCPALPEQILESELFGYRKGAFTNATANRRGLFEEADGGTIFLDEIGDITLAVQTKLLRVLQEKEIKPLGATQTKKVDVRIIASTNQDLEEKVKEGSFRADLFYRLNVVTIKMPPLREIKEDIPLLVDHFLKKTAQELGIPPKYVCPEVIEFFMEYDWPGNVRELENVIKAAVVTSPSDVISLANVPLVQEKKKFFAMPQEQAELDLSQPYKVLKEKVLSRFTVAYVKRLLTETKGNVSRAAEISGIKRQSLQKILKRYGLNPANFR